From the genome of Salvelinus fontinalis isolate EN_2023a chromosome 20, ASM2944872v1, whole genome shotgun sequence, one region includes:
- the LOC129817897 gene encoding B-cell lymphoma/leukemia 11B-like, with protein MQKRKGEVGGERLMWSMKPFSGTVEEAPTTTNFSASADDDRDFGLATGSGGLIEEIVTRIQDETEGVPIRTVKSFLTKIPSVVTGTNHLQSLPFSRSLFSLLSPPRPPSLSFSGKDEPSSYICTSCKQTFTSAWFLLQHAQHTHGIRIYLDTHPSNYTLTPRMALPPPMGGGDSLPRSPLPTFLGDTSNPFHLLRMAAPLLREHHPHHPQHPHHPRPPPGYLDTRLPATPPFVRPPPPRHLLERLGPEEMGSLLFQHPSAFERVMRLTPMEPPSMDFSRRLRELAVGNNTNNGGPTPPLSPTRVPPMHRLLSPTLFQSGSKPPQFLTYPPQPPTPQGNTTTPPQGQNQVQAQAKSKSCEFCGKTFKFQSNLIVHRRSHTGERPYKCHLCDHACSQASKLKRHMKTHIHKSGSMGSSPEQGNRGEGGEGEEKSREGEGRMGMDIEEEEEEEEEEEEEEEIEDEEEMRNGLSRPESNLSMDSEFHKNRENGSRPSPDEKPHGGDRVTESGGVGIMHPYNHLDNHLRLAPSKKTMSLDRERQPNRESREGGDAGRGEMEIERDRERALDRAMDRAMDREREIEREERPLMNGRISGSEDSFSGLFHRRPTPITSPNPSNKRIKVEKELELPAAPTLISPENMYSQLLAGYAASRHFIREPFLHGFSDAHQSPFATSSEHSSSETGSLRFSTSPGEFLEGVGASGRSGSSTPHLLRGPGPGRPPSKESRRSDTCEYCGKIFKNCSNLTVHRRSHTGERPYKCDLCSYACAQSSKLTRHMKTHGQFGKEVYRCDICHMPFSVYSTLEKHMKKWHGEHLMASDVKLEEAERG; from the exons aTGCAGAAGAGGAAaggggaggtgggaggggagaggcTGATGTGGTCCATGAAACCTTTTTCTGGTACTGTGGAGGAGGCCCCGACCACCACCAATTTTTCCGCTAGTGCAGACGACGACAGAGACTTTGGACTGGCAAcggggtctggaggactt aTTGAGGAGATAGTGACCCGTATCCAGGATGAGACCGAGGGCGTTCCCATCAGAACTGTCAAGAGCTTCCTGACCAAGATACCCAGCGTCGTCACAG GAACCAACCACTTAcaatctctccctttttctcgctcccttttttctctcctttccccccctcgccccccctctctctctttctcaggtaAAGATGAGCCATCCAGCTACATCTGCACCTCTTGTAAACAGACCTTCACCAGCGCCTGGTTCCTGCTCCAGCACGCCCAACACACCCACGGCATCCGCATCTACCTGGACACACACCCCTCCAATTACACCCTCACCCCTCGCATGGCCCTACCCCCTCCCATGggtggaggagactctctccctcgttctccctTACCAACCTTCCTGGGGGACACCTCTAACCCCTTCCACCTCCTCCGGATGGCGGCGCCACTACTCAGGGAGCACCACCCACACCATCCCCAACACCCTCACCACCCCCGTCCCCCTCCGGGCTATCTGGACACCCGGCTCCCTGCCACCCCACCCTTCGTCAGACCCCCGCCCCCCAGACACCTCCTGGAGCGCCTGGGGCCAGAGGAGATGGGGTCCCTGCTCTTCCAGCACCCCAGTGCCTTTGAGAGAGTGATGCGTCTGACCCCAATGGAACCTCCTTCCATGGACTTCTCCAGAAGGCTCAGAGAGCTGGCGGTTGGCAACAATACTAACAACGGAGGCCCTACACCTCCTCTCTCGCCCACCCGGGTGCCCCCCATGCACCGCCTGCTGAGTCCAACTCTCTTCCAGTCTGGCTCCAAGCCCCCACAGTTCCTCACCTACCCCCCACAGCCCCCCACGCCTCAGGGAAACACCACCACTCCTCCCCAGGGCCAGAACCAG gtCCAGGCCCAAGCCAAGTCCAAGTCCTGTGAGTTCTGTGGGAAGACCTTCAAGTTCCAGAGCAACCTGATAGTCCACAGACGGAgtcacacaggagagaggcccTACAAGTGTCATCTGTGTGACCATGCCTGTTCTCAAGCCTCCAAGCTGAAGagacacatgaagacacacatacaTAAGTCAGGCTCCATGGGGAGCTCCCCTGAacaggggaacagaggagagggaggagagggggaggagaagagcagagagggggagggaagaatGGGGATGGATatcgaggaggaggaagaggaagaggaagaggaagaagaggaggaggaaattgaggatgaggaggagatgaggaacgGCCTAAGTAGGCCTGAGTCTAACCTGAGCATGGACTCAGAGTTCCACAAGAACAGGGAGAACGGGTCGAGGCCTTCTCCAGACGAGAAGCCTCATGGTGGGGATAGAGTGACGGAGAGCGGAGGGGTGGGTATCATGCACCCATACAACCACCTGGACAATCATCTGAGGCTGGCCCCTTCCAAGAAGACCATGAGTCTGGACAGGGAGAGGCAGCCTAATAGAGAgtcgagagaggggggagatgcaggcaggggggagatggagattgagagggacagagagcgagCGTTGGACAGGGCGATGGACAGagcgatggacagagagagagagattgaaagagaggaGAGGCCCTTGATGAACGGAAGAATTAGTGGGTCTGAAGACTCTTTCTCTGGACTGTTCCACCGCCGGCCCACCCCCATCACCAGCCCCAACCCCTCCAACAAGAGAATCAAG GTGGAGAAGGAGTTGGAGCTCCCCGCGGCTCCGACCCTCATCTCCCCAGAGAACATGTATTCCCAGCTCCTGGCCGGCTACGCCGCCTCACGCCACTTCATCAGAGAACCCTTCCTCCACGGCTTCAGTGACGCCCACCAGTCCCCCTTCGCCACTTCCTCAGAGCACTCCTCCTCCGAGACAGGTTCCCTCCGCTTCTCCACCTCTCCTGGGGAATTCCTGGAGGGAGTGGGCGCATCGGGCCGCAGCGGCAGCTCCACTCCTCACCTCCTGCGGGGTCCCGGGCCGGGTCGACCCCCTAGTAAGGAGAGCAGACGGAGCGACACCTGTGAGTACTGTGGGAAGATATTCAAGAACTGCAGCAACCTGACGGTGCACCGACGTAGCCACACGGGAGAGAGGCCCTACAAGTGTGACCTGTGCAGCTACGCCTGCGCCCAGAGCTCCAAGCTAACTCGCCACATGAAGACCCACGGGCAGTTTGGGAAGGAGGTGTATCGCTGTGATATTTGCCACATGCCCTTCAGCGTCTACAGCACCCTGGAGAAACACATGAAGAAGTGGCACGGGGAACACTTGATGGCCAGCGACGTCAAACTGgaggaggctgagagaggctag